In Pseudobacter ginsenosidimutans, the following are encoded in one genomic region:
- the rpsK gene encoding 30S ribosomal protein S11 produces the protein MAKAQGNQKGGAKAAAKKRVVRVDSYGDAHISATFNNLIISITNKQGQVISWSSAGKMGFRGSKKNTPYAAQMASADASKTAIDAGVKKVDVYVQGPGAGREGAIRSLAQSGIEVVMIKDVTPLPHNGCRPPKKRRV, from the coding sequence ATGGCTAAAGCACAAGGAAATCAGAAAGGCGGCGCAAAAGCTGCTGCCAAGAAGAGAGTGGTTAGGGTTGATTCTTATGGCGATGCACATATCTCCGCCACTTTCAACAACCTGATCATCAGCATCACTAACAAACAAGGCCAGGTTATTTCCTGGAGCAGCGCCGGTAAAATGGGCTTCAGAGGTTCCAAGAAGAATACTCCGTATGCAGCTCAGATGGCTTCTGCTGATGCGTCTAAAACTGCTATCGATGCAGGCGTGAAGAAAGTTGATGTTTACGTTCAGGGCCCGGGCGCTGGTCGTGAAGGAGCTATCCGCTCTCTCGCTCAAAGCGGCATCGAAGTGGTGATGATCAAAGACGTTACTCCGTTACCACACAACGGTTGCCGTCCTCCCAAGAAAAGAAGGGTTTAG
- the rpsM gene encoding 30S ribosomal protein S13 has protein sequence MARIAGVDLPKNKRGEIGLTYIYGIGRSTSQYILEKAGIDLSKKVHQWNDDELNAIRNIITNEFKVEGQLRSEVQMSIKRLLDIACYRGLRHRKGLPVRGQRTRTNSRTRKGKRKTVAGKKKAAKK, from the coding sequence ATGGCTCGTATTGCCGGTGTAGACTTACCTAAAAATAAGCGTGGAGAAATCGGTCTTACCTATATCTATGGTATCGGTCGTTCTACTTCCCAGTACATCCTTGAGAAAGCAGGGATCGACTTAAGCAAAAAAGTTCATCAGTGGAATGATGATGAGCTGAATGCTATTCGTAACATCATTACGAATGAGTTCAAAGTAGAAGGACAACTGCGTTCTGAAGTACAGATGAGCATCAAGCGTCTGCTTGATATCGCCTGCTACCGTGGACTGCGCCATCGTAAAGGTCTGCCTGTTCGTGGTCAACGCACACGCACAAACAGCCGTACGAGAAAAGGTAAGCGTAAAACAGTTGCCGGTAAGAAGAAGGCCGCTAAGAAATAG
- the ykgO gene encoding type B 50S ribosomal protein L36 has protein sequence MKVRASIKKRSADCKIVRRKGRLYVINKKNPRFKQRQG, from the coding sequence ATGAAAGTTAGAGCATCAATTAAAAAACGCAGCGCTGATTGCAAGATCGTGAGAAGGAAAGGTCGCCTGTACGTGATCAACAAAAAGAATCCCCGATTCAAGCAACGTCAGGGATAA
- the infA gene encoding translation initiation factor IF-1: MGKQPLIKQDGQITEALSNAMFKVKLENGHEILATISGKMRMNYIRILPGDKVGVEMSPYDLSRGRIIFRYK, translated from the coding sequence ATGGGCAAACAACCTTTAATCAAACAAGATGGACAAATTACAGAGGCACTGTCGAACGCTATGTTCAAAGTGAAACTGGAAAACGGCCACGAGATCCTGGCCACCATCTCCGGCAAGATGCGCATGAATTATATCCGTATTCTTCCGGGCGACAAAGTAGGGGTGGAAATGAGCCCGTATGATCTGTCAAGAGGAAGGATAATTTTCAGGTATAAATAA